A stretch of DNA from Rhizobium sp. EC-SD404:
TTGACCGTGCCGGCGGGAACGACGCTCAGAATCATCGTTGCAGACAATGACGCAACGCCTAGCGCCGCGCCGCTGGTCGCACGTATCGGTGGCTCTCATCCGTTTCCGATCCGATACATTCATTGCCCGGCATCCAATATCTCGATCGCCCGCAACGCGTGCCTCGACGCGGCAGAAGCCGGCTTCATCGCCTTCATAGACGACGATTGCACGGCTTCGCCCCAGTGGCTGGCAGCGCTTTTCCACGAGATGCAGAACAGCGGCGCGGACGCGGTGCTCGGGCCAGTCGAGGCGATCTATGCCGACGGGGCGCCGGGCTGGATGAAGAGTGGAGATTTTCATTCCACGCTGCCCGTCTTCGTGCGTGGGGAACTGCGCACGGGCTATACCTGCAACGTGCTCATGCGCCGGACGGCTCCGTCGCTGGCTGGGCGTCGTTTCGATCTTGCACTTGGGCGAACCGGCGGCGAGGACACGCAATTCTTCACGGAGATGCGCGAAGCCGGCGGAAGGCTTGCTTTCGCGCCCGATGCCCATGCCAACGAACCGGTGCCTGCGGCACGGGCAAGCCTGCCCTGGCTGGCGAAGCGGAAGTTTCGCACCGGACAGACCCATGGACGGCTTCTGGCAACGTCGCTGCAGTCGTCCAGGCTGAGGCAGATCGCAGTGGCCGGTTCAAAGGTTGCCTTCTGCGCCGTCGCCGCCGCCATTTTCGCCTTTTCGCCCGTCAGGCGAAACAGGCAGGCACTGCGCGGCGTGATGCATGCCGGTGTTGTCAG
This window harbors:
- a CDS encoding glycosyltransferase → MTSVDICVCTYRRPQLADTLASLAALTVPAGTTLRIIVADNDATPSAAPLVARIGGSHPFPIRYIHCPASNISIARNACLDAAEAGFIAFIDDDCTASPQWLAALFHEMQNSGADAVLGPVEAIYADGAPGWMKSGDFHSTLPVFVRGELRTGYTCNVLMRRTAPSLAGRRFDLALGRTGGEDTQFFTEMREAGGRLAFAPDAHANEPVPAARASLPWLAKRKFRTGQTHGRLLATSLQSSRLRQIAVAGSKVAFCAVAAAIFAFSPVRRNRQALRGVMHAGVVSGLIGVREIVLYGEGGQSHAA